One Frankia alni ACN14a DNA window includes the following coding sequences:
- a CDS encoding GNAT family N-acetyltransferase, protein MPLTKPAALTEAMDRTTFNSGDDLLDGWLRHHALEHQQERTTNTFVILDADRIAGYYCLATAAVERIPGSRRRSRRPTEPVAAMFVGRLAVDLRHQGRGIGARLVRDAVMRSLTVHRMVGLPLLLAHAMREPGRAFYRHVGFRDARFDPHLLALPLRAVAGG, encoded by the coding sequence GTGCCCCTGACCAAACCCGCGGCCCTGACCGAGGCCATGGATCGCACGACCTTCAACAGCGGGGACGACCTGCTCGACGGTTGGCTGCGCCACCACGCCCTCGAACACCAGCAGGAAAGGACCACGAACACGTTCGTGATCCTCGACGCCGACCGGATCGCCGGCTACTACTGCCTGGCGACGGCCGCCGTGGAACGCATCCCCGGCTCGCGCCGGCGCTCGCGGCGGCCGACCGAGCCGGTCGCGGCCATGTTCGTCGGCCGGCTCGCCGTCGATCTGCGCCACCAGGGCCGCGGGATCGGCGCCCGACTCGTCCGCGACGCGGTGATGCGCTCCCTCACCGTGCATCGGATGGTCGGGCTACCCCTGCTGCTCGCCCATGCGATGCGGGAGCCCGGGCGCGCCTTCTACCGCCATGTCGGCTTCCGGGACGCCCGGTTCGATCCCCACCTGCTGGCGCTGCCGCTGCGCGCCGTGGCCGGCGGCTGA
- a CDS encoding type II toxin-antitoxin system TacA family antitoxin — translation MSAARDDRLAVQLPADSADVIRSAAEGEGLSLEDFAVEAMKRYAQEVLADRRLFRVADTDWGAFEALLDGPPADTPRLRRLLDDEPGAE, via the coding sequence ATGAGTGCCGCCAGGGACGACAGACTCGCCGTGCAGCTACCCGCGGACTCGGCGGACGTCATCCGGTCCGCCGCGGAGGGTGAGGGCCTGTCGCTTGAGGACTTCGCCGTCGAGGCGATGAAGCGGTACGCCCAGGAGGTCCTGGCCGACCGTCGGCTGTTTCGCGTGGCGGACACGGACTGGGGCGCGTTCGAGGCGCTGCTCGACGGGCCACCGGCGGACACCCCCCGGCTGCGCCGGCTGCTGGACGACGAGCCGGGCGCGGAGTAG
- a CDS encoding aldo/keto reductase: protein MPPSPVPTVPLAHGARMPQLGLGTWPLDDHAVQGVVEQAIGLGYRLIDTAHNYGNEKGVGAGLRAAGVAREELFVTTKFNKRSHSVRGVRRAAAESTRRMGLDYVDLLLIHWPNPWRDRYVAAWKGLVDLVKDGQVRAIGVSNFKTTHLDRLLAETGVAPDVNQIQLDPRLGRGAIRAYHAEHGIVTEAWSPLGAGTGLLDEPVIARIAAAHGRTPAQVVLRWHVELGVVAVPKSASPARLAENIDVFDFSLTAAEITAISDLDRGAAGEADALDSDVFGH, encoded by the coding sequence GTGCCGCCTTCGCCCGTTCCCACCGTCCCCCTCGCGCACGGCGCCCGGATGCCCCAGCTCGGGCTCGGGACCTGGCCGCTGGACGACCACGCGGTCCAGGGCGTCGTGGAGCAGGCGATCGGGCTGGGCTACCGGCTGATCGACACCGCCCACAACTACGGCAACGAGAAGGGGGTCGGCGCCGGTCTGCGCGCCGCGGGGGTGGCCCGCGAGGAGCTGTTCGTCACCACGAAGTTCAACAAGCGCTCACACAGCGTGCGGGGGGTGCGTCGGGCAGCCGCGGAGAGCACCCGGCGCATGGGCCTCGACTACGTCGACCTGTTGCTCATCCACTGGCCCAACCCGTGGCGGGACCGGTACGTCGCCGCCTGGAAGGGCCTCGTCGACCTGGTGAAGGACGGTCAGGTGCGGGCCATCGGCGTGTCGAACTTCAAGACGACCCACCTGGACCGGCTGCTGGCCGAGACCGGGGTCGCCCCGGACGTCAACCAGATCCAGCTCGATCCGCGGCTCGGCCGGGGCGCGATCCGCGCCTACCACGCCGAGCACGGCATCGTCACCGAGGCCTGGAGTCCGCTGGGTGCCGGCACCGGCCTGCTCGACGAACCCGTCATCGCCCGGATCGCCGCCGCGCACGGCCGCACACCCGCGCAGGTCGTGCTGCGATGGCACGTCGAGCTCGGCGTGGTGGCAGTGCCGAAGTCGGCCAGCCCCGCCCGGCTGGCCGAGAACATCGACGTGTTCGACTTCAGCCTGACCGCGGCGGAGATCACAGCCATCTCCGACCTCGACCGCGGGGCCGCCGGCGAGGCCGACGCCCTGGACTCCGACGTCTTCGGCCACTGA
- a CDS encoding ABC transporter permease subunit, which translates to MITAFRAEWVPLLRPRFLLGTLGAVIACALLGTVLTFFSVGHRDFDGDPVTAVALSRSDGLIQGVQAVSILLGVVALSVVAAALAGDYSHGTLRNQLVAQPHRARLLTGKLLALAAFVVLVVGAATAVSVGLSFLLAPARGVSTAAWSSGAGLADLGTGFVNLCLGSLGYAAIGALAAILLRGPAAAIAVALAYALPVEMLIARIYHPARSWLPVQLMQEIATGGAADPTPYADALLRGVVYAGAMVLLALVVFRRRDMTA; encoded by the coding sequence GTGATCACGGCGTTCCGGGCCGAATGGGTGCCCCTGCTGCGGCCCCGGTTCCTGCTGGGCACGCTCGGCGCCGTCATCGCGTGTGCCCTCCTTGGCACCGTGCTGACCTTCTTCTCGGTCGGGCACCGGGACTTCGACGGCGATCCCGTCACCGCCGTCGCCCTGTCCCGGTCGGACGGCCTGATCCAGGGCGTGCAGGCCGTCAGCATCCTGCTGGGGGTGGTGGCGCTGTCGGTGGTCGCCGCCGCCCTGGCTGGCGACTACAGTCACGGCACCCTGCGCAACCAGCTCGTCGCCCAACCCCACCGGGCCCGGCTGCTCACCGGCAAGCTGCTCGCCCTGGCGGCCTTCGTCGTCCTGGTCGTCGGCGCGGCCACGGCCGTCTCCGTGGGGCTGTCGTTCCTGCTGGCGCCGGCCCGGGGGGTGTCCACCGCGGCCTGGAGCAGTGGGGCGGGGCTGGCCGATCTCGGCACCGGCTTCGTCAACCTGTGCCTCGGCTCGCTGGGTTACGCGGCGATCGGGGCGTTGGCCGCGATCCTGCTGCGCGGGCCCGCGGCCGCGATCGCCGTCGCGCTCGCCTACGCGCTTCCGGTGGAGATGCTGATCGCGCGCATCTACCACCCGGCGCGCTCCTGGTTGCCGGTGCAGCTCATGCAGGAGATCGCCACCGGCGGCGCCGCCGACCCCACGCCCTACGCCGACGCCCTGCTGCGCGGGGTGGTCTACGCCGGCGCCATGGTGCTGCTCGCCCTGGTGGTCTTCCGGCGGCGGGACATGACCGCCTGA
- a CDS encoding ABC transporter ATP-binding protein, with the protein MTSGSATDPAHAHHDPAPSHHDPAHGRAASPAVSAGSAGLAHVDTAIWTRGLTKRYGARRAVDHLDLQVPRGALSGFVGPNGAGKSTTLRMLLGLIRPSAGHGHVLGEPITEPDRYLHRVGAMIEGPTFHPGLSGRRNLDQLAVLRGIGGWHRARRQRRVEEVLGQVGLGERADDRFSTYSLGMKQRLGIAAALLPDPCLLILDEPTNGLDPAGIREIRALLGQLAGGGMTIFVSSHLLTEVEQICDHLVMINGGRMLFQGHVTDLLAAEDPRILMIPEHDGDARRLAGLLGDKGLRVEIDLRTGPPNASATRGRLPVVTAHAPEGLAAHLNRLAMHAGITLRSLRTHRPNLEETFLRVTGEIDGDLVRTAQAGQAPDGSVPPPAGAGLDPAHSRGGAT; encoded by the coding sequence ATGACTTCCGGTTCGGCCACCGACCCGGCCCACGCACACCACGACCCGGCCCCTTCGCACCACGACCCGGCCCACGGGAGGGCCGCCTCGCCGGCCGTCTCGGCCGGGTCGGCGGGCCTGGCCCACGTCGACACGGCGATCTGGACCCGCGGGCTGACCAAGCGCTACGGCGCCCGGCGCGCCGTGGACCATCTCGACCTCCAGGTGCCCCGCGGGGCGCTGTCCGGCTTCGTCGGGCCCAACGGCGCCGGCAAGTCCACCACCCTGCGGATGCTGCTGGGCCTCATCCGACCGTCGGCCGGCCACGGCCACGTCCTGGGTGAGCCGATCACCGAGCCGGACCGCTACCTGCACCGGGTCGGCGCGATGATCGAGGGCCCGACGTTCCACCCGGGCCTGTCGGGCCGGCGCAACCTCGATCAGCTCGCGGTCCTGCGCGGGATCGGGGGCTGGCACCGGGCCCGCCGGCAGCGCCGCGTCGAGGAAGTGCTGGGGCAGGTGGGACTGGGCGAACGGGCCGACGACCGGTTCAGCACCTACTCCCTCGGCATGAAGCAGCGCCTCGGCATCGCCGCCGCCCTGCTGCCCGACCCGTGCCTGCTCATCCTGGACGAGCCGACCAACGGTCTGGACCCGGCGGGCATCCGGGAGATCCGGGCGCTGCTCGGCCAGCTCGCCGGCGGGGGGATGACCATCTTCGTCTCCAGCCACCTGCTCACCGAGGTCGAGCAGATCTGCGACCACCTCGTCATGATCAATGGCGGGCGGATGTTGTTCCAGGGCCACGTCACCGACCTGCTCGCGGCCGAGGACCCCCGCATCCTGATGATCCCCGAGCACGACGGCGACGCGCGCCGGCTCGCCGGGCTGCTCGGTGACAAGGGCCTGCGCGTCGAGATCGATCTGCGCACCGGCCCCCCGAACGCCTCGGCCACCCGGGGTCGCCTGCCGGTCGTGACCGCGCACGCCCCGGAGGGGCTGGCCGCCCACCTCAACCGGCTCGCGATGCACGCCGGTATCACCCTGCGCTCGCTGCGCACCCATCGCCCCAACCTGGAGGAGACCTTCCTGCGCGTCACCGGAGAGATCGACGGCGACCTGGTCCGTACCGCCCAGGCCGGGCAGGCGCCGGACGGGAGCGTGCCGCCGCCCGCGGGCGCCGGGCTCGACCCGGCCCACAGCCGCGGGGGCGCCACGTGA
- a CDS encoding PP2C family protein-serine/threonine phosphatase: MGETAGLRRGIRTLTLLASVAIIVMLVLAVASALRSQHAATERGKHLDPAATTTAMLLADIVDQESALRGYIVTRDRGFLKPFDDSRRSVPALNARLDDLLADFPDLRAQRTRVDVAYGTWRREVVEPELAAMARGDVAGAAGIVRANARRDFDELRRQTARLAGQIDREQVEASGRVESSSVLLLSSLASAMFVILGVLVTIMIVLRRWLLRPIGALQRSVNSVAAGRYDTRIPSVGPAEIVALAADVETMRAQLVRLVRQNERSWEALAQQGPAVIALRDALTPSLLRARGLMLHGRVDPAQGELAGDWYDAFELPDGRVAVVVGDVSGHGAAAGVFALRLKQLLDAALSTGAGPAAAVEWAVENLGETEEMFATAIIAVVDPRSGELHYVNAGHPDALLLRRAGPAWAMAAPTTPPTTPPAIGLVTAPATPPFGAARPAAPPAIPRPAAPADPTPVSAADARADAAVDVPVDVSADAAEPARRRPAGGAAGNAGAGGTRPSANISAIVGPAAGARRGPANPPPAPKGGRRHAAAQIVRLPPTGPLMSGLLAAPGAWEIRTLHLEPGDVLIAYTDGLVEARDAAGSQFGAHRLIAEILRDPGRTPVGLLDDAFDAVRRHAPGRQGDDRTAIILARTSEPATITDGRS, from the coding sequence GTGGGCGAAACGGCTGGCCTCCGGCGCGGCATCCGGACGCTGACGCTGCTCGCCAGCGTCGCGATCATTGTGATGCTGGTGCTGGCCGTGGCCTCCGCCCTGCGGTCGCAGCACGCCGCCACCGAGCGGGGCAAGCACCTCGACCCCGCGGCCACGACCACCGCGATGCTCCTCGCGGACATCGTCGATCAGGAAAGCGCGCTGCGCGGCTACATCGTCACCCGCGACCGCGGCTTCCTGAAGCCGTTCGACGACTCCCGGCGTTCGGTCCCCGCGCTCAACGCGCGGCTGGACGACCTGCTGGCCGACTTCCCCGACCTGCGGGCGCAGCGGACCCGGGTGGACGTCGCCTACGGGACCTGGCGGCGCGAGGTCGTCGAGCCGGAGCTGGCCGCGATGGCCCGCGGCGACGTGGCCGGGGCCGCCGGCATCGTCCGCGCGAACGCCCGCCGGGACTTCGACGAGCTGCGCCGCCAGACCGCCCGCCTCGCCGGACAGATCGACCGCGAGCAGGTCGAGGCGTCCGGGCGGGTCGAGAGCTCCTCCGTGCTGCTGCTGAGCTCGCTGGCCAGCGCGATGTTCGTCATCCTCGGCGTCCTGGTGACGATCATGATCGTGCTGCGCCGCTGGCTGCTGCGCCCGATCGGCGCCCTGCAACGGTCGGTCAACTCCGTGGCGGCCGGGCGTTACGACACGCGGATCCCCTCGGTGGGCCCGGCGGAGATCGTGGCGCTGGCGGCCGACGTCGAGACGATGCGCGCCCAGCTCGTGCGCCTCGTGCGGCAGAACGAGCGGTCCTGGGAGGCGCTGGCGCAGCAGGGGCCCGCCGTCATCGCCCTGCGTGACGCGCTCACCCCCTCCCTGCTGCGCGCCCGCGGGCTGATGCTGCACGGGCGGGTCGACCCGGCCCAGGGGGAGCTCGCGGGGGACTGGTACGACGCCTTCGAACTGCCCGACGGGCGCGTCGCCGTGGTCGTGGGCGACGTCTCGGGCCACGGCGCCGCGGCGGGCGTCTTCGCCCTGCGGCTCAAGCAGCTCCTCGACGCCGCACTGTCCACCGGCGCCGGGCCGGCCGCCGCGGTGGAATGGGCGGTGGAGAACCTCGGCGAGACCGAGGAGATGTTCGCCACCGCCATCATCGCCGTCGTCGATCCACGCAGTGGGGAGCTGCACTACGTCAACGCCGGCCACCCGGACGCGCTGCTGCTGCGCCGGGCCGGGCCGGCCTGGGCGATGGCCGCGCCGACGACACCGCCGACGACACCGCCGGCCATCGGTCTGGTCACGGCGCCGGCGACACCGCCGTTCGGCGCGGCCCGCCCGGCCGCGCCGCCGGCCATTCCCCGCCCGGCCGCGCCGGCCGACCCGACGCCCGTCTCCGCGGCCGACGCCAGGGCCGACGCCGCGGTGGACGTCCCGGTCGACGTCTCGGCTGACGCCGCGGAGCCGGCCCGCAGGCGGCCGGCCGGCGGCGCGGCGGGCAACGCCGGCGCCGGTGGAACCCGGCCGTCGGCGAACATCAGCGCGATCGTGGGGCCGGCGGCCGGTGCACGCCGCGGGCCGGCGAACCCGCCGCCCGCGCCGAAGGGGGGCCGCCGGCACGCCGCCGCCCAGATCGTGCGGCTGCCGCCGACGGGTCCGCTGATGTCGGGACTGCTCGCCGCGCCCGGCGCGTGGGAGATCCGGACGTTGCACCTCGAACCGGGGGACGTGCTCATCGCCTACACCGACGGGCTGGTGGAGGCACGCGACGCCGCCGGGAGCCAGTTCGGCGCGCACCGGCTGATCGCGGAGATCCTGCGTGACCCCGGCCGCACCCCGGTGGGCCTGCTCGACGACGCCTTCGACGCCGTGCGCCGGCATGCCCCGGGCCGGCAGGGCGACGACCGCACCGCGATCATCCTGGCTCGCACCAGCGAGCCGGCGACGATCACCGACGGGCGGTCGTGA
- a CDS encoding DUF4230 domain-containing protein, whose product MNDEPGTDRPTRSNRTLRSLPTRFSPLRLIATILLAVLVVGLIAVVAGWRPSLNPFKERTIDRSSPAVLRSLEDLSSYHAAGAHFEVVVDLEDDTKWIPAALKGERTLFVGVGTVDSTVDFGHLDADAVTVSPDRRSVTIELPNPTLSTPVLDLDHSYVVARQRGALDRVGGLLGGVSSDKALYQKASSKMTDAARTDGQVIELGKKNTTAMLRGLLGALGFTDVRVTYAADRR is encoded by the coding sequence ATGAACGACGAGCCCGGCACGGACCGGCCCACCCGCTCGAACCGGACCCTGCGCTCCCTGCCGACCCGCTTCAGCCCGCTGCGGCTGATCGCCACCATCCTGCTCGCCGTGCTCGTCGTCGGGCTGATCGCGGTGGTGGCCGGGTGGCGGCCCAGCCTCAACCCGTTCAAGGAGCGGACGATCGACCGCAGCTCGCCGGCGGTGCTGCGTTCCCTGGAGGACCTCAGCTCGTACCATGCCGCCGGCGCCCACTTCGAGGTCGTCGTCGATCTCGAGGACGACACCAAGTGGATCCCGGCGGCACTCAAGGGCGAGCGCACGCTGTTCGTGGGGGTCGGCACGGTCGACTCGACGGTCGACTTCGGTCACCTCGACGCCGATGCCGTCACGGTCTCACCGGACCGCCGATCGGTGACCATCGAGCTGCCCAACCCGACCCTGTCCACGCCGGTGCTGGACCTCGACCACAGCTACGTCGTCGCCCGCCAGCGCGGCGCGCTGGACCGGGTCGGCGGCCTGCTCGGCGGGGTCAGCAGCGACAAGGCGCTGTACCAGAAGGCCTCGTCGAAGATGACCGACGCGGCCAGGACCGACGGCCAGGTCATCGAGCTGGGCAAGAAGAACACGACCGCCATGCTGCGCGGTCTGCTGGGCGCGCTGGGCTTCACCGACGTCCGCGTGACCTACGCCGCCGACCGCCGCTAG
- a CDS encoding non-ribosomal peptide synthetase, whose amino-acid sequence MALNESDRRAALAVATPGGDIPFPALDFDDLPASVVSRFREVAAHLPDTPAVVSPGVAMTFAEADRRTDDIAVAVLGRLDATEDGPVATLLPHGVPGLLGVLAAMKTGRPVVPLDPMVPAGRMAQIIRQAGCVALITDLSDGSVARSAVGLRPVGSSDAQASAAASVDPKPLLELLAGDGPRLVLDLAAAASDGAEWIAANGADAVWWPEPQLTDPACIVFTSGSTGAPKGVVWSHGTFLCDAYAGAQRLGFAPGDRLALVLPYSFAAGITVVVFGLLNGAGLYAYDPRSAGLAGLGDWINSQQLTALQTTPSLLRALLGALGPDEVLADLRIVTTCGEAAYGRDIAALRPHVPPSCTYVNWSGASEIASLGFFEIPPDAPVPAGTVPAGLPAPGKEVVFRREDGSIAGPGESGDVEVTSAYLSAGYWGSPELTAEKFTPRADGRTTCRTGDLGRFEPDGTVVLLGRRDAAVKIRGYLVEPSEVEAALLNSPEIAEAVVTAVTTGSQNRLVAYVVPAVHGNTLSPVRIRRALRERLPVWMVPTTIVALAEMPRNERGKVDRGALPPPPAAPAGSARPRTQWEIVVADIWTRVLDLEEVGIEDDFMELGGDSLAANELLTLVGEKLGVSLPSSALVDSPTLGAFARTVSLAQQAGPRHPTVVPLRTTGSRPPLFCFAGAGALALGFHSLARRLGDDQPVYAFQAHGLERRGFPDWSVAKTARRHLEIIRIIAPRGPYLLAGHSLGGLIAMEIAQQLAAAGDEVGFLSIMDTYMPSSLRIAPGEEDGAVPAAETATAVDAPTAPGGAQEHARAYRHRLARFTQRLLPEQRANFTNIATLKKMVQIPLTGVVQFGGMEQFDVFFNHGRLLERFYRPQPWAGRTLVYRSAENPDSADAWSAFLTGSHDTHYVPCEHFYLLREPHVIKISEHFQAEIDRVVAEQAARR is encoded by the coding sequence GTGGCATTGAACGAGAGCGATCGGCGCGCGGCTCTGGCGGTCGCGACGCCCGGGGGTGACATCCCCTTCCCCGCGTTGGACTTCGATGATCTACCGGCTTCGGTGGTCAGCCGGTTCCGCGAGGTCGCCGCGCACCTGCCCGACACCCCGGCGGTGGTGTCCCCGGGCGTCGCGATGACGTTCGCCGAGGCCGACCGCCGCACGGACGACATCGCGGTGGCCGTGCTGGGGCGCCTCGACGCAACCGAGGACGGCCCGGTGGCGACGCTGCTGCCGCACGGGGTCCCGGGGCTGCTCGGCGTCCTGGCGGCGATGAAGACCGGCCGGCCCGTCGTCCCGCTCGATCCGATGGTGCCGGCGGGACGGATGGCTCAGATCATCCGTCAGGCCGGCTGCGTCGCGCTGATCACCGACCTGAGCGACGGCTCCGTGGCCCGCTCCGCGGTGGGCCTGCGGCCGGTGGGATCGTCGGATGCGCAGGCGAGCGCCGCGGCGTCGGTCGACCCGAAGCCGCTGCTGGAGCTGCTGGCCGGCGACGGTCCCCGGCTGGTGCTGGACCTCGCGGCCGCGGCCAGCGACGGCGCCGAGTGGATCGCCGCCAACGGAGCCGACGCGGTCTGGTGGCCCGAGCCGCAGCTCACCGACCCGGCCTGCATCGTGTTCACCTCCGGCTCCACCGGCGCACCCAAGGGCGTCGTGTGGAGCCACGGCACATTCCTGTGCGACGCCTATGCCGGCGCGCAGCGCCTCGGCTTCGCGCCCGGCGACCGGTTGGCGCTGGTGCTGCCGTACTCGTTCGCGGCGGGGATCACCGTCGTCGTGTTCGGCCTGCTCAACGGCGCGGGCCTCTACGCCTACGACCCGCGGTCGGCGGGGCTGGCCGGTCTCGGCGACTGGATCAACTCCCAGCAGCTGACGGCGTTGCAGACCACCCCGTCGCTGCTGCGGGCGCTGCTCGGCGCGCTCGGACCGGACGAGGTCCTCGCCGACCTGCGGATCGTCACCACCTGCGGGGAGGCCGCGTACGGCCGCGACATCGCCGCGCTGCGCCCGCACGTGCCGCCGTCGTGTACCTACGTGAACTGGTCGGGTGCCTCCGAGATCGCCTCGCTGGGCTTCTTCGAGATCCCCCCCGACGCGCCGGTGCCCGCGGGCACCGTGCCGGCGGGGCTGCCCGCACCGGGCAAGGAGGTGGTGTTCCGCCGTGAGGACGGCTCCATCGCCGGGCCCGGCGAGTCGGGCGACGTCGAGGTGACCTCGGCGTACCTGTCCGCGGGCTACTGGGGCAGCCCGGAGCTGACGGCGGAGAAGTTCACCCCGCGCGCGGACGGCCGGACCACCTGCCGCACCGGCGACCTCGGCCGCTTCGAGCCCGACGGCACGGTGGTGCTGCTCGGCCGGCGCGACGCCGCGGTGAAGATCCGCGGGTACCTGGTGGAGCCGAGCGAGGTCGAGGCGGCCCTGCTGAACTCCCCGGAGATCGCCGAGGCGGTGGTCACCGCGGTGACCACCGGGTCACAGAACCGCCTGGTCGCCTACGTCGTCCCGGCGGTGCACGGCAACACGCTGTCCCCGGTGCGCATCCGCCGGGCGCTGCGCGAACGGCTGCCGGTGTGGATGGTGCCCACGACGATCGTGGCGCTGGCGGAGATGCCCCGCAACGAGCGCGGCAAGGTCGACCGCGGTGCCCTGCCGCCCCCGCCCGCGGCCCCCGCCGGCTCCGCCCGGCCGCGGACCCAGTGGGAGATCGTCGTCGCCGACATCTGGACCCGGGTCCTGGACCTCGAGGAGGTGGGGATCGAGGACGACTTCATGGAGCTCGGCGGCGACTCCCTGGCCGCCAACGAGCTGCTCACCCTCGTCGGCGAGAAGCTTGGGGTGTCCCTGCCCTCGTCGGCCCTGGTCGACTCCCCCACGCTCGGCGCCTTCGCCCGGACGGTCTCGCTGGCCCAGCAGGCCGGCCCCCGCCACCCGACCGTTGTGCCGCTGCGCACCACCGGCTCGCGCCCGCCGCTGTTCTGCTTCGCCGGAGCCGGCGCGCTCGCGCTCGGTTTCCACTCGCTGGCCCGCCGGCTCGGCGACGACCAGCCGGTCTACGCCTTCCAGGCGCACGGGCTGGAACGGCGTGGCTTCCCCGACTGGAGCGTGGCGAAGACCGCCCGCCGCCATCTGGAGATCATCCGGATCATCGCGCCGCGGGGCCCTTACCTGCTGGCCGGGCACTCCCTCGGCGGTCTGATCGCAATGGAGATCGCCCAGCAGCTCGCTGCGGCCGGCGACGAGGTCGGTTTCCTGTCGATCATGGACACCTACATGCCGTCCTCCCTACGGATCGCGCCCGGTGAGGAGGACGGCGCGGTGCCGGCCGCCGAGACCGCGACCGCGGTCGACGCGCCGACGGCGCCCGGAGGAGCGCAGGAGCACGCCCGCGCCTACCGCCACCGCCTGGCCCGCTTCACCCAGCGGCTGCTGCCGGAACAGCGGGCGAACTTCACCAACATCGCGACGCTCAAAAAAATGGTGCAGATTCCGCTGACCGGCGTGGTGCAGTTTGGCGGAATGGAGCAGTTTGACGTCTTCTTCAATCACGGCAGGCTGCTCGAGCGGTTCTACCGGCCGCAGCCGTGGGCCGGCCGGACCCTCGTCTACCGATCGGCCGAGAATCCGGACTCGGCGGACGCGTGGTCGGCCTTCCTCACCGGCAGCCACGACACGCACTACGTCCCTTGTGAACATTTTTATCTGCTTCGGGAACCGCACGTCATAAAGATCTCCGAGCATTTCCAGGCGGAGATCGACCGGGTGGTGGCCGAGCAGGCGGCTCGGCGCTGA